The Sphingopyxis sp. CCNWLW2 genome contains the following window.
AGGCGCGATAGGTGTCGATCTTGAGGTCGCCTTCGTTGATTTCGATATCGATATTGTCGTCGATCACCGGATAGACCCACACGCTCGAAAAGCTGGTGTGGCGGCGCGCCGAGCTGTCGTAGGGCGAGATGCGGACGAGGCGGTGGACGCCGCTTTCGGTCTTCGCATAGCCATAGGCGTTTTCGCCCTTCACCAGCATCGTCGCCGATTTGATGCCCGCCTGTTCGCCCGCCTGATATTCGACCAGTTCGACCTTGAGCCCGCGCTTTTCGGCCCAGCGGCTGTACATGCGCTGGAGCATTTCGGCCCAGTCCTGGCTTTCGGTGCCGCCGGCGCCCGCATGGACTTCGATATAGGCATCGTTGGCGTCGGCTTCGCCCGCGAGCAGGGCCTTGATCTTGTCCTCTTCGGCGCGCGCGGCGAGCACGCCGAGCGACGCCACGGCCTCGTCGACCATCGCCTCGTCGCCTTCCATCTCAGCCAGCTCGATCAGCTCGGCGGTGTCGGCGCATTCGGTTTCGATCGCGCGCGTCGCGGTGATCGCCTCGTCGAGACGGCGGCGTTCCCGCATGACTTCCTGCGCCGCCTTCGCGTCGTTCCACAGCGTCGGGTCCTCGACCTTCGCATTGAGTTCGTCGAGCCGGCGCACCGCGCGGTCCCAGTCGAGGAAACGCCGCAGCAGCGCCAGCGCGGCGCCAATCTTGTCGATATGATCCTGCGCTTCGGCGCGCATGTCCTTGCTCCTGAAATATGTTGATCCCGCCCTTACGGCTTCAAGCGCCGCAGGGGAAGGTGGTCCAAGCCGTCAGATAATGCCGCCGCGGTCGTCGAGGAAGTCGCTGTCGGTGCGGCCGGTCGATCCCTTTTGCGACGGACCGCCGGTCGCCCGCCGCTGTGTCTTGATCGGCTTGATTTCTTCTTCGCGGATCGTCCGGCGCGGTTCGCTTTCGGGCTTGAAGGCTTCCCAGATGATCGATGCCTTCGGGTCGGTGCCCGGCCAGCTGCCATAGACGCGGCGGCCCGACTGGCGGTCGATGCGCACCATGCGCACGCCCTTCGGCGCCGAGAAGGGAATCGGCTGGCGATCGGCGAGCGCGGCGAGCGCGAAATCCTTGAAGATCGGCGCGGCATAGCTGCCGCCCTGGGCATAGCCGCCCATGCTGCGCGGCTGGTCAAAGCCGATATACATGCCCGCGATCACGTCGGGGGTGCCGCCGACGAACCACACATCGTTCGGGCCCGAGGTCGTGCCGGTCTTGCCGAACAGCGGCACGTCGAGGTCGCGCAGCCGCACCGCGGTGCCGCGCTGGACCACGCCTTCGAGCATATGCACGACCTGGTACGCGGTGATCGGGTCCATCAGCTGCTTGCCCGACCGGGCGAAGCGCGGCATCGGCCGGCCGTCCCAATCCTTCTTGTTGCAGCCCTCGCACGGTTTCCAGTTCGCCGGGAAGACCACCTTGCCGCGGCGGTCCTGCGCATAATCGATCACGCGCGGTTTCAGCGCGCGGCCGTGGTTGGCGAGCATCGCATAGGCATTGGTGATCTTTTCGACCGTCGTCGTTCCGGCGCCGAGCGCGGTCGACAGATAGGGTTCGTGCTTGCCGATGCCCATCGTCTGGATCGTTTCGACCACCGGCTCCATGCCGACCTGACTCGCGGTGCGCACCGTCATCAGGTTGCGCGACTGTTCGAGGCCCCAGCGCATCGTATGCTCGCCCGAGCCGCCCGCACCGCCGAAGTTGCGGAAGCATTTGTTGCCGAGGCTGGCGCCCTGATAGACACAAAAAGGCCCGTCGACGATCATCGTCGCGGGGGTCATGCCATTGTCGAGCGCCGCGGCGTAAACGAACGGCTTGATCGTCGAGCCCGGCTGGCGTTCGGCCTGCGTCGCGCGGTTGAACGGCGAGAGGCGGACGTCGAAGCCGCCCTGCATCGCGTAGATGCGGCCCGAATGCGGGCTTTCGACGACCATGCCGCCCGACACTTCGGGGATATTACGAAGCGCGTAGCTGCTGCCGCCGGTCGATTTGACAACAATCAGCTGGCCGGGGCGCATTGCGGAGAAAGCGCTGCCGCCGGTCTTGCGATAGCCCATCGTCGCGGCGCTCGCGGGCAGCGTGCCGGTGTCGCCGTTGGAAAAGCCGATCCGCGCCGCGCCCGCCGACTTCGAGAGCACCGCGGCGACGCGCCAATTGTCGTAATCGATGCCGATGAAGCTCGACGCGAGACGGCTCTGCCACTGGTCGTCGGCCTCGATCGTCGCGATCGGTCCCGACCAGCCCTTGCCCGCGTCGTAGCGCTGGAGCCCCTTGCGGAGCGCCATCGTCGCGCCCGTCTGCATCTTGCCGTCAAAGGGCGTGCGCACCCAGAGGCCGCCGGCATAGACGCTGAGCCGGCCATCCTCGGCGGTTTCACCGAACTGGGCGATCAGCTGGCGCCGCACCTCTTCCATATAATAGCCGCCGACCTGCGCGACCGCGGTGTTGCCCGTGTTGGTCAGGCCGAGCGGCATCGCGCGCGCGGCATCGCGCTGCGCGGTGCTGATCCAGCCATTGTCCTGCATCGACCCGAGCACGAAATTGCGCCGCGCGAGCGCTTCGCGCTCGAAGCGCGCACGGCCGTATTTTTCGGGCGCCTTGGGCAGGATCGCGAGGAACGCCATTTCGTGCAGCTGGAGCTGGTCGACATCCTTGTCGAAATAGGCGCGGCTCGCCGCCTGCACGCCAAAGCTGCGGCGGCCGAGCGGGATTTCGTTGAGATAGAGCTCGAGGATCTGTTCCTTGGTCAGCGCATCCTCGATGCGCATCGCGAGGATCGCCTCGCGCACCTTGCGGCGATAGCTGAGCTCGTTCGTGAGCAGCAGGTTCTTCGCGACCTGCTGGGTGATCGTCGACGCGCCGATCGGGCGGCCGCTGTTCGTCAGGTTGGTGACGATCGCCGAAGCGATCCCCGGATAGTCGATGCCACCATGGCTGAAGAAGGTCTTGTCCTCGGCCGCGAGGAAGCTGCGCACGAGCAGCTGCGGATATTCGCTAT
Protein-coding sequences here:
- the prfB gene encoding peptide chain release factor 2, whose amino-acid sequence is MRAEAQDHIDKIGAALALLRRFLDWDRAVRRLDELNAKVEDPTLWNDAKAAQEVMRERRRLDEAITATRAIETECADTAELIELAEMEGDEAMVDEAVASLGVLAARAEEDKIKALLAGEADANDAYIEVHAGAGGTESQDWAEMLQRMYSRWAEKRGLKVELVEYQAGEQAGIKSATMLVKGENAYGYAKTESGVHRLVRISPYDSSARRHTSFSSVWVYPVIDDNIDIEINEGDLKIDTYRASGAGGQHVNTTDSAVRITHIPTGIVVASQNDRSQHKNRATAMGMLKARMYEAELQKREAAASGEYQAKTEIGWGHQIRSYVLQPYQLVKDLRTGVTSTAPSDVLDGALDPFMAAALSQKVTGEKVEVEDID
- a CDS encoding penicillin-binding protein 1A, whose protein sequence is MAADSPPNFRLRLRRDSNAVIAWVRDMWTRRWFRWLGYLALAGVLFLALIWAVFARDLPSVDQLRDYEPPLPTMVRDGEGKPVHSYARERRVQLEYSEYPQLLVRSFLAAEDKTFFSHGGIDYPGIASAIVTNLTNSGRPIGASTITQQVAKNLLLTNELSYRRKVREAILAMRIEDALTKEQILELYLNEIPLGRRSFGVQAASRAYFDKDVDQLQLHEMAFLAILPKAPEKYGRARFEREALARRNFVLGSMQDNGWISTAQRDAARAMPLGLTNTGNTAVAQVGGYYMEEVRRQLIAQFGETAEDGRLSVYAGGLWVRTPFDGKMQTGATMALRKGLQRYDAGKGWSGPIATIEADDQWQSRLASSFIGIDYDNWRVAAVLSKSAGAARIGFSNGDTGTLPASAATMGYRKTGGSAFSAMRPGQLIVVKSTGGSSYALRNIPEVSGGMVVESPHSGRIYAMQGGFDVRLSPFNRATQAERQPGSTIKPFVYAAALDNGMTPATMIVDGPFCVYQGASLGNKCFRNFGGAGGSGEHTMRWGLEQSRNLMTVRTASQVGMEPVVETIQTMGIGKHEPYLSTALGAGTTTVEKITNAYAMLANHGRALKPRVIDYAQDRRGKVVFPANWKPCEGCNKKDWDGRPMPRFARSGKQLMDPITAYQVVHMLEGVVQRGTAVRLRDLDVPLFGKTGTTSGPNDVWFVGGTPDVIAGMYIGFDQPRSMGGYAQGGSYAAPIFKDFALAALADRQPIPFSAPKGVRMVRIDRQSGRRVYGSWPGTDPKASIIWEAFKPESEPRRTIREEEIKPIKTQRRATGGPSQKGSTGRTDSDFLDDRGGII